A part of Streptomyces sp. NBC_01235 genomic DNA contains:
- a CDS encoding GMC family oxidoreductase, translating into MFESPHVYDYVVIGGGTAGSVIASRLTENPDTTVAVIEGGPSDVGRDDILTLRRWTGLLGGELDYDYPTTEQPRGNSHIRHSRARVLGGCSSHNTLIAFKPLPSDLDEWEAAGADGWGAVPMEAYYARLLNNIVPVDEKDRNAIARDFVEAAQQAVGVPRVEGFNRKPFTDGVGFFDLAYHPETNKRSSASVAYLHPVMDERPNLTILLETWAYRLELDGTRAQGVHVRMKDGEEILVRARREVVLCAGAVDSPRLLLHSGIGPKADLDALGIPVVHDLPGVGENLLDHPESVIVWETHGPIPQNSAMDSDAGLFVRRDPGHAGPDLMFHFYQVPFTDNPERLGYERPPYGVSMTPNIPKPKSRGRLYLQSADPSVKPALDFRYFTDEDDYDGRTLVDGIRIAREIARTEPLAGWLKREVAPGPHITGDAELSEYARKVAHTVYHPAGTCRMGAADDEHAVVDPQLKVRGLDGLRIADASVFPTMPAVNPMIGVLMVGEKAVDLIGGDAR; encoded by the coding sequence ATGTTTGAGAGCCCCCACGTCTACGACTATGTCGTCATCGGAGGCGGAACCGCAGGTTCTGTCATCGCCTCCCGGCTGACCGAGAACCCCGACACCACCGTCGCCGTCATCGAGGGCGGCCCCAGCGACGTCGGCCGCGACGACATCCTCACCCTGCGCCGCTGGACGGGCCTGCTCGGCGGCGAGCTCGACTACGACTACCCGACCACCGAGCAGCCGCGCGGCAACTCCCACATCCGGCACAGCCGCGCCCGCGTCCTGGGCGGCTGTTCCTCCCACAACACGCTCATCGCCTTCAAGCCGCTGCCCTCCGACCTCGACGAATGGGAGGCGGCCGGCGCCGACGGCTGGGGCGCGGTCCCCATGGAGGCGTACTACGCGCGGCTGCTGAACAACATCGTCCCGGTCGACGAGAAGGACCGGAACGCCATCGCACGCGACTTCGTCGAAGCGGCGCAGCAGGCCGTCGGGGTACCCCGCGTCGAGGGCTTCAACCGCAAGCCCTTCACCGACGGCGTCGGCTTCTTCGACCTCGCCTACCACCCCGAGACCAACAAGCGGTCGAGCGCGTCGGTGGCGTACCTGCACCCGGTCATGGACGAGCGGCCCAACCTGACGATCCTGCTGGAGACCTGGGCGTACCGGCTGGAGCTGGACGGCACGCGCGCGCAGGGCGTGCACGTCCGCATGAAGGACGGCGAGGAGATCCTCGTACGGGCCCGCCGCGAGGTCGTGCTGTGCGCGGGCGCCGTCGACTCGCCCCGCCTGCTCCTGCACTCCGGCATCGGACCGAAGGCCGACCTGGACGCCCTCGGTATCCCCGTCGTCCACGACCTGCCCGGCGTCGGCGAGAACCTCCTCGACCACCCCGAGTCGGTGATCGTCTGGGAGACCCACGGGCCGATCCCGCAGAACTCCGCGATGGACTCCGACGCCGGCCTGTTCGTGCGCCGCGACCCCGGACACGCGGGCCCGGACCTGATGTTCCACTTCTACCAGGTCCCCTTCACGGACAACCCGGAGCGGCTGGGCTACGAACGCCCGCCGTACGGCGTCTCGATGACCCCCAACATCCCCAAGCCGAAGTCCCGCGGCCGGCTGTACCTTCAAAGCGCGGACCCGTCCGTGAAGCCCGCCCTCGACTTCCGCTACTTCACCGACGAGGACGACTACGACGGCCGCACCCTCGTCGACGGCATCAGGATCGCCCGCGAGATCGCACGGACCGAGCCGCTGGCCGGCTGGCTCAAGCGCGAGGTGGCCCCCGGCCCGCACATCACGGGCGACGCGGAGCTGAGCGAGTACGCGCGCAAGGTCGCGCACACCGTGTACCACCCGGCGGGCACCTGCCGAATGGGCGCCGCCGACGACGAACACGCCGTCGTGGACCCGCAGTTGAAGGTGCGCGGCCTGGACGGTCTCCGGATCGCCGACGCGTCCGTGTTCCCGACCATGCCCGCCGTCAACCCGATGATCGGGGTGCTGATGGTCGGGGAGAAAGCCGTCGACCTGATCGGAGGCGATGCGCGATGA
- a CDS encoding quaternary amine ABC transporter ATP-binding protein, with protein MTITPATRKPPTTDTDAPVFSVDGLWKVFGPKAEAIPTDPELASLAPAELRSRTGCTAAVRDVSFDVRKGEVFVVMGLSGSGKSTLVRCLTRLIEPTAGTIAVDGEDVRAMDRTRLRELRRHRAAMVFQHFGLLPHRTVLDNVAYGLEIQGIGRAERRARAKEVVAKVGLDGMEQRRPAQLSGGQRQRVGLARALAVDPEVLLFDEPFSALDPLIRRDMQEEVVRLHREEGRTMVFITHDLSEALKLGDHIALMRDGRVVQLGTPEEIVGSPADDYVREFVRDVPREQVLTARTAMRPASAGETETGPAVSPTATVSQAIEAVARAGTPARVMDEGRCVGMVDSDGLLAVVAGTATTAGATGDAAAAAAAGSRAGGAAPVPKQAAPAERGQAPHPASTDTEAV; from the coding sequence ATGACCATCACGCCTGCCACCCGCAAGCCGCCCACCACGGACACCGACGCCCCCGTCTTCTCGGTGGACGGCCTCTGGAAGGTCTTCGGCCCGAAGGCCGAGGCGATCCCCACCGACCCCGAACTGGCCTCCCTGGCCCCCGCCGAGCTGCGCTCCCGCACCGGCTGCACGGCCGCCGTCCGGGACGTCTCCTTCGACGTCCGCAAGGGCGAGGTCTTCGTCGTGATGGGCCTGTCCGGCTCCGGCAAGTCCACCCTCGTGCGCTGCCTGACCCGGCTGATCGAGCCGACGGCCGGCACGATCGCCGTCGACGGCGAGGACGTCCGCGCGATGGACCGCACCCGGCTGCGCGAACTGCGCCGACACCGGGCCGCCATGGTCTTCCAGCACTTCGGCCTCCTCCCGCACCGCACGGTCCTCGACAACGTGGCGTACGGCCTGGAGATCCAGGGCATCGGCCGTGCCGAGCGACGGGCGCGGGCGAAGGAGGTCGTCGCGAAGGTCGGCCTGGACGGCATGGAACAGCGCAGGCCCGCCCAGCTCTCCGGCGGCCAGCGGCAACGCGTCGGTCTGGCACGGGCGTTGGCCGTCGACCCCGAGGTCCTCCTCTTCGACGAGCCCTTCAGCGCGCTCGACCCGCTCATCCGGCGCGACATGCAGGAGGAGGTCGTCCGGCTGCACCGCGAGGAGGGCCGCACGATGGTCTTCATCACGCACGACCTCAGCGAGGCGCTGAAGCTGGGCGACCACATCGCCCTGATGCGCGACGGGCGCGTGGTGCAGCTGGGCACCCCCGAGGAGATCGTGGGCTCCCCGGCCGACGACTACGTCCGCGAGTTCGTCCGTGACGTACCGCGCGAGCAGGTACTGACGGCCCGCACGGCCATGCGGCCGGCCTCCGCGGGCGAGACGGAGACCGGCCCGGCGGTGTCCCCGACCGCGACCGTGTCCCAGGCCATCGAGGCGGTCGCCCGAGCGGGCACCCCGGCGCGGGTCATGGACGAGGGTCGTTGCGTGGGCATGGTCGACTCGGACGGTCTCCTGGCCGTCGTCGCCGGAACCGCCACCACCGCCGGCGCGACCGGCGATGCCGCCGCGGCCGCGGCCGCGGGCAGTCGTGCCGGTGGGGCGGCGCCCGTCCCCAAGCAAGCGGCACCCGCCGAGCGCGGGCAAGCGCCCCACCCCGCGAGCACCGACACGGAGGCCGTCTGA